A single region of the Nicotiana sylvestris chromosome 6, ASM39365v2, whole genome shotgun sequence genome encodes:
- the LOC138871962 gene encoding uncharacterized protein — protein MAEYEAYILGIKLAIDMNVQELLVIGDSDLLIRKVREEWATKNTKILPYLHHIQELIKRFRKREFQHIPRAQNEFADALATLSSMIQHPYTNFIDPILVKIHDQPAYCAHVEEEAYGKPWFHDIRKYLTIGE, from the coding sequence atggccgaatatgaagcctacattctagggattaaactggccattgatatgaacgttcaggagttacTAGTAATCGGAGACTCAGACCTACTCATACGtaaggtccgagaagaatgggcaaccaagaataccaagatactcccttatctgcatcacatacaggaattgATAAAGAGGTTCAGGAAGAGAGAATTCCAGCATATTCCCAGGGcacagaatgagttcgccgatgcactggccactttgtcatctatgattcagcatccaTATACAAACTTTATTGACCCCATCCTGGTCAAGATTCACgaccaaccagcttattgtgctcacgtCGAAGAAGAAGCCTATGggaaaccttggttccacgatatcagaaAATACCTGACAATAGGAGAGTAA